A region of Calditrichota bacterium DNA encodes the following proteins:
- a CDS encoding transposase, with protein WFRTFKEDCIWINEWVSLKEAKQAIDKWIDFYNNEYVHSALGGMNPNEFLMACSLKNVA; from the coding sequence GATGGTTTCGAACGTTTAAAGAAGACTGTATTTGGATCAACGAATGGGTGTCATTAAAAGAAGCGAAGCAAGCGATTGACAAGTGGATCGACTTCTATAACAATGAGTACGTTCATTCTGCCTTAGGTGGAATGAATCCCAATGAATTCTTAATGGCCTGCTCTCTCAAAAACGTCGCTTAA